The proteins below are encoded in one region of Ferroplasma acidiphilum:
- the gyrB gene encoding DNA topoisomerase (ATP-hydrolyzing) subunit B, which produces MDNYDASQIQILEGLKAVRKVPGMYIGSTGPDGLHHMVYEVVDNCIDEAMAGFGSDINIVIYKDGSISVEDDGRGIPVDIHPKYKRPGLEIVMTELHSGAKFDKKVYKVTGGLHGVGVHVVNALSDYLLAVVKKGNKIYYEKFKQGVPVSGLQVLDAKNKSADPEIGDIEMKYPEHGTIIKFYPDATIFDTIDFSYPVISQRIMDLAFLNPNITIELSDLRSGKHEKFHFDGGLVEYVQFLNQGKDIVNKEPIYCREEYKEYVVEFALQYIDNVTGTEESFVNNIKTPEGGTHITGFHTGLSRAVLEYAKAKNLVKGVSGLIGDDTREGLTAVLHVKMFNPQFEGQTKEKLGNSVVKSIVSSITEKYLKDYFESYPPIADAIIKRVLAAAIAREASRKAKDLVRRKTALESGTLPGKLADCSSSDSDQTEVYIVEGDSAGGSAKQARNREYQAILPLRGKILNVEKSNDNKALENEEIKNLITAIGTNIKDKFDIKNLRYGKIIIMTDADVDGAHIRTLLLTFFYRFMNELIQGGHIYFAQPPLFRVQKGNDIVYVFSEDEKDREVAKMGKNVVIQRFKGLGEMNPEQLWETTMNPESRKLVQVSIEDALYADQLFNILMGEKVEPRRKFIEDNAKYVQNLDI; this is translated from the coding sequence ATGGATAATTATGATGCATCTCAGATACAAATTCTTGAGGGATTGAAGGCAGTAAGAAAAGTACCGGGCATGTATATAGGCTCAACGGGGCCTGATGGCCTACACCATATGGTTTATGAAGTTGTTGATAACTGTATAGACGAAGCCATGGCCGGTTTCGGTTCTGATATAAATATAGTAATATATAAAGACGGTTCAATATCTGTGGAGGATGATGGAAGAGGTATTCCGGTAGATATACATCCTAAATATAAGCGTCCAGGACTTGAAATAGTTATGACCGAACTCCACAGTGGTGCTAAATTCGATAAAAAAGTGTATAAGGTTACAGGAGGGTTGCATGGCGTTGGTGTACATGTGGTAAATGCACTTTCTGATTATTTGCTTGCCGTGGTAAAGAAGGGAAATAAAATTTATTATGAAAAATTTAAGCAGGGTGTTCCGGTATCGGGGCTACAGGTTCTTGATGCAAAAAATAAATCAGCTGATCCGGAAATTGGGGATATAGAAATGAAATATCCGGAACACGGGACAATTATAAAGTTCTACCCAGATGCAACAATTTTTGATACCATAGATTTTTCATACCCGGTTATTTCACAGAGAATCATGGACCTTGCTTTTTTAAATCCAAATATAACCATAGAATTGAGCGATTTAAGGTCAGGCAAACACGAAAAATTCCATTTTGATGGCGGGCTTGTAGAATATGTCCAGTTCCTCAATCAGGGAAAGGATATCGTTAATAAGGAGCCAATTTACTGCCGTGAGGAATACAAAGAGTATGTGGTAGAATTCGCGTTGCAGTATATAGACAATGTAACCGGCACAGAGGAAAGCTTTGTAAATAATATAAAGACCCCCGAAGGCGGAACCCATATAACCGGTTTCCATACAGGGCTTTCACGTGCTGTTCTCGAATATGCCAAGGCTAAAAACCTGGTAAAGGGCGTAAGCGGGCTTATAGGCGATGATACCAGAGAAGGCTTAACTGCAGTGTTGCATGTAAAGATGTTTAATCCCCAGTTTGAAGGGCAAACAAAGGAAAAATTAGGAAATTCAGTGGTAAAAAGTATAGTATCTTCTATTACTGAAAAATATCTCAAAGATTATTTTGAATCATATCCTCCTATAGCAGATGCAATAATAAAGAGAGTACTCGCAGCTGCCATAGCAAGGGAAGCTTCCAGGAAGGCAAAGGACCTTGTAAGGCGGAAAACTGCCCTGGAAAGCGGAACATTGCCAGGGAAACTTGCAGATTGCTCATCCAGCGATTCAGATCAGACTGAAGTGTACATTGTAGAGGGAGACTCTGCAGGCGGGTCAGCAAAACAGGCGAGGAACAGGGAATACCAGGCAATACTTCCGCTGAGGGGAAAAATACTCAATGTGGAAAAATCAAACGATAACAAGGCTCTGGAGAACGAGGAAATTAAAAACCTTATTACAGCAATTGGTACAAATATCAAGGATAAATTTGACATAAAAAATCTCCGTTATGGCAAGATAATAATAATGACAGATGCCGATGTTGATGGAGCCCATATAAGAACACTTCTCCTGACATTTTTCTACAGGTTCATGAATGAACTTATCCAGGGCGGTCACATTTACTTTGCCCAGCCACCATTGTTCAGGGTACAGAAGGGCAACGATATAGTATATGTATTCAGCGAGGATGAAAAAGACCGTGAAGTGGCAAAGATGGGTAAAAATGTGGTAATACAGAGATTTAAGGGTCTCGGGGAGATGAACCCGGAACAGCTCTGGGAAACCACAATGAATCCTGAATCAAGAAAACTGGTGCAGGTAAGCATAGAGGATGCCTTATATGCCGACCAGCTGTTTAACATACTTATGGGAGAGAAAGTAGAGCCAAGGAGAAAATTCATAGAGGATAATGCAAAATACGTCCAGAATCTGGATATATAG
- the gyrA gene encoding DNA gyrase subunit A, protein MLLRPIEEEIKTSYLDYAMSVIVSRAIPDFRDGLKPVQRRIIYSMYELGVTHDKPYKKSARIIGETMGKYHPHGDSSIYEALARMAQDFSLRYTLIDGQGNFGSIDGDAPAAMRYTEARLGKMAEEMVRDIEKETVPFSPNFDGSLDEPVYFPSRIPQLLINGTSGIAVGMATNMVPHNLSEISDAIMYGIDHPDCSVEDLLKFVQGPDFPGGGMIYRNSDLLNIYRTGHGKVFCQGEIDDEEKKKIIIKTLPYGVNKALYIQNVAEQVKNGIISNISDIRDESDRNGIRVVIKIKNDDSKGLTINQLYEHTPLETTIGVNNLVLLNNEPKVMTLDEMILGFIDFRLEIIRKRSVFEVNKLMDREHILSGLVIALENIDRVIKIIRSSDNADMAKTSLMDQLSLSEKQALAILDMRLQRLTGLEIKKINDELISIKENIERLNEIINNESKRRDVLKQETLEIKKQFGDVRRTKVLNRDINARNDEDIIPNEESIMILSENGLLKRVSSEEYNVQKRGGKGTITATRKEDTVRSILSCMSHDMIYFFTNTGRVLRTKAYTIEKKSRTSLGSVGGTFLKMNENEKIKQIMKSPASPKNFLIIITKKGFIKRTPVKEILDMRESGLKIIKLDDQDEVVSVMDLEKPSKIFVAASNNKAAVFLSDEVSSTGRASRGVKSMRLNGAEVINSFLVDDNDTVMSITENGLGKRTKITDFSIHHRGSSGNLIFKESERTGSLVTALPVGDSQEVLIVTRNNKTIRLNSDEIKIQSRVTSGVKLINVDDDDLVVAASVL, encoded by the coding sequence ATGTTATTAAGGCCAATTGAAGAGGAAATTAAAACATCGTATCTTGACTATGCGATGAGTGTAATAGTGAGCAGGGCAATACCTGATTTCAGGGATGGATTAAAACCGGTACAGAGGAGAATAATATACTCCATGTACGAACTGGGTGTTACCCATGACAAGCCCTATAAAAAGTCTGCACGTATAATAGGAGAAACCATGGGTAAATACCATCCACATGGCGATTCGTCAATATACGAAGCACTGGCAAGAATGGCCCAGGATTTTTCGTTGCGGTATACACTGATTGACGGGCAGGGAAATTTTGGTTCTATAGACGGGGATGCCCCTGCTGCTATGAGGTATACAGAAGCCAGATTAGGCAAAATGGCAGAGGAAATGGTAAGGGACATAGAAAAGGAAACAGTTCCATTTAGCCCGAATTTTGATGGTTCACTTGACGAGCCGGTGTATTTCCCGTCAAGAATACCCCAGTTATTAATAAATGGAACATCTGGAATAGCTGTTGGAATGGCAACCAATATGGTACCACATAACCTTTCAGAAATTTCAGATGCAATAATGTACGGAATAGACCATCCAGACTGCAGTGTTGAAGATTTACTGAAATTTGTTCAGGGCCCGGATTTTCCCGGTGGCGGAATGATTTATAGAAATTCGGACCTTCTGAATATTTACAGGACAGGCCATGGCAAGGTATTCTGCCAGGGAGAAATAGATGATGAAGAAAAGAAAAAAATCATCATTAAAACACTGCCATATGGGGTTAATAAAGCTCTTTATATCCAGAACGTTGCCGAACAGGTAAAAAACGGAATTATAAGCAACATATCTGATATAAGGGATGAAAGCGACAGAAACGGCATACGGGTAGTTATCAAGATTAAAAATGATGACAGCAAGGGACTTACAATTAACCAGTTATATGAACACACCCCACTGGAAACCACCATAGGTGTGAATAATCTGGTTTTGCTGAACAACGAACCAAAGGTCATGACACTTGATGAAATGATTCTGGGCTTCATAGATTTCAGGCTTGAAATAATAAGGAAGCGTTCAGTTTTTGAAGTAAATAAATTGATGGACCGGGAGCATATACTATCAGGGCTTGTTATTGCACTGGAGAACATAGATCGCGTGATAAAAATTATCAGGTCTTCCGACAATGCTGATATGGCTAAAACATCCCTGATGGATCAATTATCACTTTCCGAGAAGCAGGCTCTAGCCATACTGGATATGAGGCTTCAGCGCTTAACTGGATTGGAAATCAAAAAAATTAATGATGAGCTTATAAGCATAAAGGAAAACATTGAAAGGTTAAATGAGATAATAAATAATGAATCCAAACGGAGGGACGTACTTAAGCAGGAAACCCTCGAAATAAAGAAGCAGTTCGGCGATGTGAGGCGCACAAAGGTTCTCAACAGGGATATCAACGCAAGAAACGATGAGGACATCATACCTAATGAGGAATCCATAATGATACTCAGTGAAAATGGGCTTCTTAAAAGGGTTTCTTCTGAGGAATACAATGTTCAGAAAAGGGGCGGAAAGGGAACTATCACAGCAACCAGGAAAGAAGATACAGTTAGAAGCATTTTATCCTGCATGTCCCATGATATGATTTATTTCTTCACGAATACCGGGAGAGTATTGAGAACTAAAGCATATACAATAGAGAAAAAATCAAGGACATCACTTGGTAGTGTCGGCGGAACTTTCCTTAAAATGAATGAAAATGAAAAGATAAAACAGATAATGAAATCGCCCGCAAGCCCTAAAAACTTCCTGATAATAATTACAAAGAAAGGCTTTATAAAGAGAACTCCTGTAAAGGAAATACTGGATATGAGGGAATCTGGCCTGAAGATTATTAAACTCGACGATCAGGATGAGGTAGTTTCTGTAATGGATCTTGAAAAACCATCAAAGATATTTGTCGCAGCCAGCAATAACAAAGCGGCAGTATTCCTTTCCGATGAGGTATCTTCAACCGGCAGAGCTTCAAGGGGAGTTAAATCCATGAGGCTAAACGGTGCTGAAGTAATCAACTCATTTTTAGTGGATGACAACGATACTGTAATGAGCATAACGGAAAATGGGTTGGGAAAAAGAACAAAGATAACTGATTTTTCCATACACCATAGAGGGTCTTCTGGAAATCTCATCTTTAAGGAAAGTGAAAGGACCGGTTCACTGGTTACTGCATTACCTGTTGGCGATTCCCAGGAAGTCCTGATAGTTACCAGAAACAATAAAACTATCAGATTGAATTCTGATGAAATCAAAATACAGTCAAGGGTTACCTCAGGTGTAAAACTTATAAATGTAGACGATGACGATCTTGTTGTTGCCGCCTCGGTACTTTGA
- a CDS encoding cyclase family protein produces the protein MDTKKYFDLSVELKPNMPCWPTNPIVRIDPIGVLSRDGYSVEKFETVTHTGTHIDAPYHMIDNGMTVDKIPLSQIIGPGYCIRPEVDGTEIKLNALKKIWKPEYDNKIILINTNWDKKRGFTKEFQYDFPGLADDTVDFLIEHHPKVIGIDTLGIDPYSHGDFRVHKALLSKNMVFIEDLANLDKLETGREYTVIALPLKIYGGSGAMARVVAVE, from the coding sequence ATGGATACTAAAAAATACTTTGATTTGTCCGTGGAATTGAAACCAAATATGCCCTGCTGGCCAACAAATCCAATAGTAAGGATAGATCCAATAGGCGTTCTTTCAAGAGATGGCTACAGTGTTGAAAAGTTTGAAACGGTGACACATACTGGAACACATATAGATGCTCCTTATCACATGATCGATAACGGTATGACTGTGGACAAAATACCACTTAGCCAGATTATTGGCCCAGGATATTGCATAAGGCCAGAAGTAGATGGCACTGAAATTAAGCTTAATGCATTGAAAAAAATATGGAAACCTGAATATGACAATAAGATTATTTTAATAAACACGAATTGGGATAAAAAACGTGGGTTTACAAAAGAATTTCAATACGATTTTCCAGGGTTGGCCGACGATACTGTTGATTTTTTGATAGAACACCATCCGAAAGTTATAGGCATAGATACGTTAGGCATAGACCCATATAGCCACGGTGATTTCAGAGTCCACAAGGCTTTGCTTTCAAAAAATATGGTCTTTATAGAGGATTTAGCGAATCTCGATAAGCTTGAAACTGGAAGGGAATACACTGTTATTGCACTCCCACTAAAGATTTATGGAGGCAGTGGAGCTATGGCAAGGGTAGTCGCTGTTGAATAG
- a CDS encoding OsmC family protein has protein sequence MADIIDNINMVELEKTENKIKSSGGHLFVEKHINGEFNLSGSPMFTAELGSEKAKFILGADEPGILGGQGVHATPLNYLMMGVMSCFASTVAIQAAKRGIVLKKLKFKGHLYYDIGPVVVESDFPIIKSLKIEVEADQDIKVVLEHSKKACPALYAIMNPIPTEISQV, from the coding sequence ATGGCAGATATAATAGATAATATAAATATGGTTGAACTGGAAAAAACTGAAAATAAAATTAAATCTAGTGGTGGGCATTTATTTGTAGAAAAACACATAAATGGAGAATTTAATTTAAGTGGCAGCCCAATGTTTACCGCAGAACTTGGTTCTGAGAAGGCAAAATTTATATTAGGGGCAGATGAGCCAGGAATTCTCGGTGGGCAGGGAGTACATGCGACCCCACTTAACTACCTGATGATGGGAGTTATGTCATGCTTTGCATCCACAGTTGCAATTCAGGCTGCAAAGAGGGGCATCGTATTAAAAAAATTAAAATTTAAAGGGCATCTATATTATGACATAGGCCCTGTTGTGGTTGAATCCGACTTTCCCATAATCAAATCTTTAAAGATAGAGGTTGAAGCAGATCAGGATATAAAAGTCGTGCTGGAGCATTCAAAAAAAGCATGCCCTGCCTTATATGCAATAATGAATCCTATACCCACTGAAATATCACAGGTATAA
- a CDS encoding APC family permease, protein MVDIETQNNVVKSKYKKDLGLWSVIMLALGGILGPAVAYAPVYTLAYAGPIGILAWPIAMVMIIPIGLVYAELGTTWPKAGGVAYYPSKSNGPIVGAINGWSSMVGYLFVGPVIVFAVVEYLSFYFPSLYANGTLTYLGIIVAEIVLILVFLVNILRIKHMGAINLILTAITLLLIGVVIIALAFYFKLSNITSTAGGVIPYGFTGFFGAITLTVFGYGGFRQPIDYSEEVKNPGKSIPIAIIVALLVSGLVFSLESLVFAGAINFSKLGISTGNWSALFAYSSPYATLSKVLVLPAIVIIAIIVALIATFKDGVIYYGGTARVGEVLAREDKFLPKLFDRMNVRGIPVYSIVLVLIITIVLVALGRSLATIIGIMVDGFLLSYAPGAISLMVFRKTDIVTKRPFKLPFAKILAPIAFIVANLLVYWSGWAAVEIIIPLDFAGILLVLVYSHYTKIDMKYAMYGIWMPVYLIFILIMSRIGSSLFHGLNYIAFPYDTIVFIIVTMVFYFVGVNLGVKSVNYITNKKAGNPE, encoded by the coding sequence ATGGTTGATATTGAAACTCAGAATAATGTTGTTAAAAGTAAATACAAAAAGGATCTGGGACTCTGGAGTGTTATTATGCTGGCACTTGGTGGAATTTTAGGGCCTGCCGTCGCCTATGCACCTGTGTACACACTTGCCTATGCTGGACCTATAGGCATACTGGCGTGGCCAATAGCCATGGTTATGATAATTCCCATAGGACTGGTATACGCTGAACTGGGTACAACATGGCCAAAGGCAGGTGGTGTTGCATATTATCCTTCTAAAAGTAATGGGCCTATAGTAGGAGCGATAAATGGTTGGTCATCCATGGTTGGATATCTATTTGTAGGACCGGTCATAGTATTTGCAGTTGTGGAATATTTGAGTTTTTATTTTCCATCACTCTATGCAAACGGGACATTAACATATCTTGGAATAATTGTGGCGGAAATAGTACTCATACTTGTATTTCTTGTTAATATACTGAGGATAAAGCATATGGGTGCTATAAACCTCATTCTCACAGCAATTACACTTTTGCTTATTGGTGTTGTGATCATTGCCCTTGCTTTCTATTTTAAACTATCCAATATTACTTCCACCGCAGGAGGAGTTATACCATACGGCTTCACCGGGTTTTTCGGAGCAATAACCCTGACCGTATTCGGTTACGGAGGATTCAGGCAACCTATAGATTATTCAGAGGAAGTCAAAAATCCAGGCAAAAGCATACCAATAGCAATTATAGTAGCACTGCTTGTTTCTGGTCTTGTATTTTCTCTTGAATCACTTGTATTCGCAGGTGCTATCAATTTCTCTAAACTTGGAATAAGTACGGGTAATTGGTCTGCGTTGTTTGCCTACAGTTCTCCGTATGCTACACTATCGAAAGTACTTGTATTGCCCGCCATAGTAATAATTGCAATAATTGTTGCACTTATAGCCACGTTTAAGGATGGTGTTATATATTATGGTGGCACTGCTAGAGTGGGAGAAGTCCTGGCAAGGGAAGATAAATTTCTTCCAAAGCTATTTGACAGGATGAATGTAAGAGGAATACCGGTATATTCTATCGTTCTTGTATTAATAATCACAATAGTTTTAGTAGCACTGGGGAGGTCACTGGCAACAATTATAGGCATTATGGTTGATGGCTTTTTATTATCATACGCCCCTGGAGCCATTAGCTTAATGGTATTCAGAAAAACAGATATAGTTACAAAGAGGCCATTTAAGCTTCCATTTGCTAAAATACTTGCACCCATAGCATTTATTGTTGCCAATCTTCTGGTATACTGGTCAGGATGGGCAGCAGTTGAGATTATCATTCCATTGGATTTCGCCGGTATACTGCTTGTACTTGTTTACAGCCACTACACAAAAATTGACATGAAGTATGCAATGTATGGAATATGGATGCCAGTATACCTTATATTTATACTTATAATGTCCCGTATAGGAAGTAGCCTGTTCCACGGATTAAATTATATCGCGTTTCCATATGATACAATAGTTTTTATTATTGTTACAATGGTGTTCTATTTTGTAGGTGTAAATCTAGGAGTAAAAAGTGTAAATTATATAACTAATAAAAAAGCGGGCAACCCGGAATGA
- a CDS encoding homoserine dehydrogenase: MDVSLVGLGHIGKAVVGILNENHEYFKTRFGSDIHVISVSDSKTTVYDKNGLNLDKVLMYKERGELDEVADVMKMEDIYSLNSDVIVDMSPATKDGLAGMRMYKNAFDSGKQVVTCNKAPLALHWKEIMESSRKQKKNILYESAVGGGVPLFNLNRYSLKSSKLLEFKGQVSSTINFVLNHLMGNVDFHEAIKTAQSMGIAETDYHDDTNGLDGARKTVIIANALLGLDYTLKDVEYDGIENLDNIEYMRNSGEVYRVLSHITAGTNPIIESKIFSIKPGDSMAAMDSLSMGYLEKTDNNDDLMVFEKHDGPLETAAQVVNDILLLA, encoded by the coding sequence ATGGATGTTTCTCTTGTGGGGTTGGGCCATATAGGAAAGGCTGTAGTGGGTATTTTGAATGAAAATCATGAGTATTTTAAAACCAGATTTGGTTCCGATATCCATGTCATTTCTGTATCAGATTCAAAAACAACAGTTTATGATAAAAATGGATTGAATCTTGACAAGGTTCTCATGTACAAGGAAAGGGGAGAACTGGATGAAGTTGCAGATGTAATGAAAATGGAAGATATCTATTCCCTTAATTCAGATGTAATAGTAGATATGTCGCCGGCAACAAAGGACGGGCTTGCAGGCATGCGTATGTATAAAAATGCTTTCGATAGTGGGAAACAGGTAGTAACCTGCAATAAGGCTCCGCTGGCTCTGCACTGGAAGGAGATCATGGAATCATCCAGAAAGCAGAAAAAGAATATACTCTATGAATCAGCTGTTGGAGGCGGTGTTCCCTTATTCAATCTTAACAGGTATTCACTAAAATCATCAAAACTTTTGGAATTCAAGGGGCAGGTAAGCTCAACAATTAATTTTGTTCTGAACCACCTGATGGGAAATGTGGATTTCCATGAAGCAATAAAAACTGCCCAGAGCATGGGCATAGCCGAAACGGATTACCATGACGATACCAATGGGCTGGATGGAGCTAGAAAGACCGTTATTATAGCCAATGCACTCCTCGGGCTTGATTACACATTAAAGGATGTGGAATATGATGGTATAGAAAACCTGGATAATATTGAATACATGAGGAATTCCGGTGAAGTATACCGTGTCCTTTCACATATTACTGCGGGAACAAATCCTATCATTGAATCTAAAATATTCAGCATAAAGCCAGGTGATTCTATGGCCGCTATGGATTCACTATCAATGGGATACCTTGAGAAAACAGATAATAATGACGACCTCATGGTATTTGAAAAGCACGATGGGCCACTGGAAACTGCTGCACAGGTTGTAAATGATATTCTTTTATTAGCCTGA